GAACCGAGCTGGTGAGCGGCCGTGCCACACTCCCGCGAGGCGGCCATGCCGCCATGAGCCCCACACCAGGCCGGCCACGCCGGAACCCAGCGCGTATGCCGCTACGTCGAGCGCGTCTGCGGTGGTACGGAACACAGCGGGAAAGAGCGGCGCTATGACCTCGAAGCAGACCGACCATACCACAAGATGAAACAGCAACTCAAACGCCGTCGGGTATCTACTCCGCTGGCGGACGCCAAGAAGACAATTTACGAGCAATACCGGTGGCAGAAAGAGGGGAATACAAAGGAAGTCGTTGAGGTAGTCCGGGAAGAAACTAATGTACGCTCCCCAATGAGGTTTCATAAACCAGCGGTTCGCCAGGTAGATTGTCAGGGCAGTAAGACATACGGGGTCGAAGCAATACTTGAATGAACCGGGAGCCCCATCGCGCTGTTTGTCCATGTCTAGTGCCCGCTACTTGCAGGGCCGAAGAAGAAGCTGGGCACCAGGTGCACCATGATCAGGAAGGCAGCAACAAGTGCTATGGCCAGCATCCAGGCGATCCGCCGCAGCGACTGAGCACGCAGATCCGGGACTTCCATTAGGTAGGTTGTGACGTCAGCCGGGTTGAATTGCGTCCCGCATTCGGGACACCTGGGCTCAGATAGGCCACGCAAGTCGTAGTAACATACCTTACAGAACATCCTACTGTTGCTCCCTGCTGACGAGGCACCGGCAGTCTGGGCGGCGTACCGTTGTACGCGGCTCGGCGGGAGCTTCGCCCGCCCTACACCGGCGGGACGCCGGTGCCACAGCCCACGCGCCACAGTCCGCGCTCCAGCCTCCGCACGCTCACCCTGTCCTCTCCCTGCGAGGGCGACCGTTTATTCACCTCCGCCGCTTGCGGCCGGGCCTTTGATTTCCACCTCCCGCACACAGTCGATCACCGTGCCATCGACCCACTTGATCGCCGCGACGATCTCTTCGCCGAACTTCGGCGGGTCCGGCGAGGCGATTTACCCGCCGCCGGCTTCCTCCGAGGACAGATATTCACGGATGCGATCCACCTCGACAATCCACAGCTTGTGGAGCGGCGCAGCACTCTGCAACCCGCGCAGCAGCGTGTGGACACAGGCTTCCAGCAGAGCGAGACTCGGTCTGGCGGGTGGACGGAATACAACGATGCCGGCATACTTGTCCGGGGAAAAGCGCAGTGGGTTGGCAAAATCCAGATCGAGCGTGACCAGGCAGCGGGCTTCTGCCGCGCAGTGCGCGATGAGCGTTGCATCCGGCGCGCCGGCAAGCTGCTCGTCGCGCGTGGAAGCGACATCGTGCCCCGCCTCGGCGAGCAGGCGACGCCCGCGCTCGCCCAGATTCTCGTCCAACTTGATGCGCATTCGTCACCCCGCGAGGTTGAGGTATCGCTCGCGCGACATTTCGGCGCCGTACGCGATGCACGCGTAGATGTCGGACTCGGTCAGGCCGGGGTAGTTGTCCAGCAGTTCGCGCATGCTTGTGCCACTGGCTAACAAATCAAGAACCAACGAGACCCAGATGCGCGTCCCCCGGATGCACGGCTTGCCAAAACACACCTGGGGATCGATCGAGATCCGGGCCAGCAGTTCTTCACGGGTCATGGCAGGCACCTCACAAGCAATTATACCTTGCCGGGTGGCTCGGCGGGAGCTTCAACCACCCCGCACCGGCGGGATGGCAGTGCCACACGGAGCGGCTCAGCGTGAGCTTCGCCCTCCTACGGCCGACTCGGGGGTCGGCCGCTACTCCCCACCGCCGCTTGTCGCCGGACCCTTGATTTCCACCTCGCGCACGCTGTCGATCACCGTGCCATCGACCCACTTCACCGCCGCGACGATCTTTTCGCCGAACTGCGGCGGGGCCGGCGGGCCGCCGCACATGTCGTCCACTTCCTTTTTGATCTCCTGGATCGTGCGGATGGGCAGCTTCGAGCCGGACTCCTTGATCGCCGTAATGAGGTCCTGGCGGCGCGGGTTGATCGCGATGCCGCGCTCCGTGACGATCACGTCGATCAACTCGCCGGGACCGACCAGCGTCGTCACGTTGTCCACGATGACCGGGATGCGGTCGCGGACGCTCGGGATCGGCAGGATCACGCACGGGCTGGCGAGGCAGTTCTGCCAGCCGCCGATGCCGTGCAACAGCCGGCCGTCGGAGTGCGTCACGACGTTGGCATTGAAGTTCACATCGACCTCGGTCGCGCCCAGCACCGCCGCATCGACGAACGTCGCGAAGTGCCCCTTGCCGTGCCAGTTGTACGACGTGAACGGCGAGGTCATGACGTGCCGCGGATTGTCGCGCATCGAGCGGACGCCGTGCAGGTCGAACGTCTGCCCGTCGAGGATGTAGTCGGTGAGGCCCTCTTCGAGCATCTCGACGAGGTATTTCGTGCTGCCGCCGCGGATGAAGCGGGCCTTGATCTTGCGCTCGCGCATGTAGTCGCGGAGGTAGATGGCGAAGCCCAACGCCGTGCCGCCGGCGCCGGCCTGGAAGCTGAACCCGTCGCGCATGATGCCGACGTCGCGGACGAACTGGGCGGCCATCTCGGCGATCATCAGGCGGTCGGGGCTCTTGGTCAGCTCGGTCGTGCCGGAGACGATTTTCGCCGGGTCGCCGATGACGTCGAGGACGACGACCTGGTCCACGTTGTTGCCCTGGATCTGCCACGGCACGCACGGGAACGGCACGAGGTTGTCGGTGACCATGATCGTGTGGTCGGCGTAGAGCGAATCCACCAGCCCGAAGCCGAGGCCGCCACACGCCGACGGGCCGTTGACGCCGTTGCTGTTGCCGAACGGGTCGCAGGTCGGGGCGGCGAGGACGGCGATATCGATGTGGATCTCGCCATCCTGGACGCACTGCCAGCGTCCGCCGTGCGAGCGCAGGACGCCCAGGCCGCGCATCTTGCCGGTGGAGCAGTAGTCGCCGAGGGGGCCGTTCATGCTGCCCTCGATGTGGTGGATGACGCCGGACTCGATGAGCGGGATGAGCGGGGCGTGGCACGGGAAGCACGCGGAGGGGAACCAGATGAGATCTTTGACGCCGAGCTCGGCCGCGGCCTGGAAGAGCGGGACGCCGATCTTGTCGCCGTTGCGGAAATGGTGGTGCGAGCTGATGCGCATGCCGTCGCGGAGGCCGGCGTTCTTCAGGGCGACCTTGAGGGCCTCGACGGCGGTGGAACACGAAGCCGCCCGCGCGGGAACGAGGGCACGTGGCACCTCGATCCCTTGATCCCTCGATCCCTGGCTCCCTACCATCGCCGCCACCACCTTGTTCCCATCGCGCGGGAAGTCGTTGGATGAGCGCACCGGCGGCGCGGCCTTGCGGGCGGTCGGCGTATACTGCCCGACGCCTTTGAACGGCACCTGTTGCTGGCCATTGACGATGGTCGGGACCATGCGTCCCGCGGCGTTCTTGACGAGCTGGACAGACGATTTCGACATGCGGTGCATCCTCTCCAACGGCGGACACGAAGCGCGCACGCGTCGGCGGGTGGTCGCCCCGCCAGCGTGTAGATCCGCCATTTTCGACAAAACGCTCTGGAATGCAAAGGGGGCAGTAGGGCAGGCCTCTGTGCCCGCCAAGGCGGACGCGACGCGGCGGCGGTCCACAGAACCCAAAGCGGCAGCGCCGGGCCCGCGCAGCGTGCAGGAGAAGCACTGCTCAAGAGCAGTGGCACAAGGCCAGTCCGCGTGGCCCGTCGGAACCCGCAGCACCAGCGCCGGGTCCGCGCTGCATTCTATGGCAATGGCGCCAGCCGCACGTTGCGGAAGTGAATCTCCGCGCCCTCCGATTGCAGGCCGATCTTTCCTGGCGTTTCCTGCACGTCCGTCGCTTCGTTCAACACCTCGCCGTTCACGCGCAGCGTGATCGTACCGTGATCGACGGTGATCTCGTACTCGTTCCAATCGCCGATCGGGCGCTCGGCGCCGTGCGTCTTCTTCGTGTTGCGGCCCTCGGTGCGCGCGGGATCGACCTTCATCGGGAACTCATCGATGTTCCAGAAATCGCCGGCGTTGCCGCTCTGAAGCTGGGCCTCGACGCTTTTCGGCCAGACCTTGTCCGGGCCGATCAAACGCAGCAGCACGCCACTGTTGCCAGCCTGCTTCGTGACCGGGTTGAAACGCCATTCGAGCTTCAGCACATAATTCGTGTAGTCCGCCGTCGTGCGGATGTAGCCCACCGGCTGGCCCTTGCAGACCAGCACGCCGTCGGCGACCGTCCACACTTCATCCATCTTCCCGCCCTCGGGCAGACACGCCTGCCAGCCCGTCAGGTCCTTGCCGTTGAACAAGCGCACCTCGCCCGGCAGCGGCGCCGCCAAGTCACGGACGCGGATGTTGCGGAACCAGACCTCGTCGCCATGATGCTGCAATGCGATGTGCCCGCGCGGCTGGAGGCCAAAGCCGTCGTACTCGCGGAACTTGCTGCCGGCGATGAGCTTCTTCCATTCATCGCCGACGAGGCGGCACTCGACCACCTTCTTGCCGTTGAGCCAGTGCTGCACGACGCCATCCTGGACGCGAATCCGCACCTGATTGAACTCGCCCGCAGGCTTGAGCACCTTGCCGGCGACGGCCGGGCAGAGATCGAACATGGATCCGGCGGAGTGATTAGACTCCGGCGCTTCGCCGGCGCCGGCGTCGTCGAGAATCTGGTATTCCGGCCCGGTCTGCCATGTCTCGTCGTTCGCTTCGGTGACGCGGTAGATGATGCCGCTGTTGCCCTTGGGCGCGACCTTCCATTCGAGCGTCAACTCGAAATCGCCATACTGGTCGGCGGTGATAAGATCGCCGCCGGTGGCGCCTGCGACAGTCTTCAGACACCCGTCGGCAACGACCCAGCCTTCGGTGGGAAAGCTCTTCTGCTTGTAGCCGCGCCAAGCCGTCGTGTCCTTCCCGTCGAACAGAACCTTCCAGCCGGCGGCTTGCTCGGCGGGAGTGAGCTGCGATCCGGCGGGCGGCTTCGCCGGCTGCTGAGCCAGCGCCATGGCGGCCACGCATGCGATCAATCCTGTGCTCAGAAAACGGTGTGCGATCATGATTGCATCCTCCAACGGCGCGCGACGCTGAACGTCAGCGGCGCACCTAATAGCCGCGGTATCCGTTCAAGCCGGGCATTCTCGGTGATTTCTACTACCATGCAAAGTGGCCCGATGGCACTACGCCCGCGGCCGGAGCGCGGTCAGCCACAGGTTGTCGCCCAGGCGCGGCGCGAAGACCTCGCCGACCTCGAAGCCGGCCGCGCGGACGAGCCGGCCCAGCGTGTCCGGCGTGAAATACTGCACATGCTCCGGCCAGCGGTAGCCGGACCAATGTGCGCCGCGCCACCGCCGGAGCAGGCTATCGTAGTTCGGCACCTTGATGAACAGCGCGCCGCCGGGGCGCAGCAGATTGAACGCCTGCCCGAGCAGCTTGGCCGGCTGCGGGTCATGCTCAAGGAAGCTGATTGCCGTGATCACGTCGAAGGACGCCGGTGCGAGGGCGAGGTCTTCAAGGCGGCCGATCAGCACGCGTTCATCGCCCAACCGCCAGCGGGCCTTCGCGGCCATCTTCGGCGACAGCTCCGTGCCCATCGGGTCGAACCCCGCCCGCAGGGCGACCGCCGCGAAACGCCCGTCGCCGCACGCGATGTCCAGCAGGCGACCGCCGCGCACGGTGCGCCGAATGCGTCGCACGGCCCGGCGTTCGCGACTGGGCTTGAGCAGCATGAGCGTGTAGGTGTAGATGCGCGTGAACGGGTTCCGCTGCCAGCGCTCCCAGCGTTCACGGGCGAAAGATGCATTCCATTCGAACTCGGTCTCGACGCGCTCGCCGGTCGGGATGTCGGGCAGGTACGCCAGGTGGCACGCGGCGCATTCGACGAGCCGCCAGGGGCCGCGCGTCAGCAGCAGGCGGGAGTCGTCGCCGCCACACACGGGGCACGCGCGGTGCATGACAGCGGGCGTCGCGGCGGGCGTTTCGTTGGCTGGTGATGACAGAGTCAGATCCTTTCAGGTTGCCGGCTGACGGTACTGCCGCGTCGGCGGATGGAGCGCTCGGCCCAAGCCCCAGGGTTCAGCCTGCTATTGTGCCGGCCCGGGGCAATTTCTGCCAGTACGGAGGGTGGTATGGGCATCCCGCCCGTCGGGGTGGTATGGGCGTCTCGCCCGTTCTTCCCCCTGCCCTGGGAACGGGCAAGATGCCCGTACCACCCAAGCCAAGCGCGCGCACCGCTGCGCTAACGCGCGACCTTGTACCGGAGCCACACGACGCCGCCCTTGAGCTTCTCGACCTGGGCGAGCTTCGCCCCGACCACGCCGGCGGCGGATGTCAGATCGGGCGCCAGGAACAGCCCGCGTGGGGTGGTGCCGCCGACAAGGCTCGGCTGAATCAGGATGCTGACTTCGCTGATGAGCCCCGCGCGGAGCAGCGCGCCGTTGAGCGTGCCGCCGCTGTCCACACGCACGACCTTCACGCCGTAGCGGGCGTTGAGCTCTTCCAGCGCCCGGCGCAGATCGACCTGCGCGCGACCGGTGATAATGCAGTCAATGTGTCGGCGTTTGAGGTAATCGCGATACTCCCGCGGGGTCGCGCGCGAACAGAGCGCGACCATGCCGCGCCAGTACGGCGCCTGCCGCAGCGCGTGCCAACTGCGCACGCGCCCACGACTGTCGGGCACGACGAGCAGCGGGCGCTTGTCGCGCGGCTTGACCGGCGGAGGCTCGAACGCGGATGCATCCTCCGGCGGTACCGGGTCCGGGGCGGCCAAGATCGTGCCGGCCCCGACGAGCGTGGCATTCTCGCGCCAGCGCGGCACCAGGCCGTAGTACTGCGCGAGATCGATATTCAGCCAATCCATCCGGCCGTCGACGCTGACGGCGTTATGCAGAATCACACGCGGCAACACGGGCGCTCTACCTCCTCAATACGCGGGACAGCCACCGCAACGGCGATGAGCAACAACTCCGGCACCCCCGTCAGACGAGAATCTCGCAGAAAAGACTCGACTCGTCCACCTCGATGAGCGTCCGCTGCCGGAACGCGAGGCCGTTGCTCAGGGCGAGAAACTCGTCGGCGCTGATCGTGCGGGCGGTGAAGCCGTCCTTGCAGACGATGTGCCCGTCGCGCGTAGCCGCTTCGTCGATTTCACCCAGCAGCCCTTCCGCGGCCTGCCGACGAAACCAGTCCAGCCGGTGCGGCCAGAAGCGCTCGGCGTAGGTGGACAGCAGGACGCGTCCGCCGGGGCGCGTGACGCGCAGGCTCTCGCGAATGACGGCGCGCGGCTCGACGTGAAACGCGGACAGGCCGTTCTGGATGCAGACGACCGCGTCGAACGTCGCGTCGCGCAGGCCGAGGGCGCAGGCGTCCATCTGCAGCAGCCGGCAGTTCGGCCGGTCGCGGAGCAGCTCGCGGCCCAGCGCGAGACTGGCGGCGGACGTGTCGATCCCCACGACCGAGCGGGCTACGCCGGCGAGCCGTGCAACCACGCGGCCATAGCCGCAGCCGAGTTCGAGTACTGCGTCGGTCGGTCGGACGCGGGCCAGGACGTGCTGGATTTCAGCTTCAAAGTACTGCTGCACGCGCAGCGGAGCGATTTCATAGCACCGGCGAAGGCGTTCGGCGGAGAGATGGTCGGAGTAGTAGCTCATCGCCTACGGTTGACAGAATATTGATTGCGGATCGCGCGAGTGCGTAGCGGTCTCACTCAGCGATTGAATTCGGTATCACGGTCTCAGACTGCTCGCTCGGTTCCGGCGGCCGCGGGAAGACCTGCCGCACGCGCGCCCACCGCTCATCTCGCTCCACCAGCCGCGCCTTGCGCTCCTGGCGCTCCGCCTCGCGCTCGCCCTCGATCTCACCCTCGAGCGTCATATACAACGCAACGGCGGCATCCAGTTCGCCCGCCGCGAATGCCTCCTGCCGAAGCACACGCTGCTGGGTGTCGTAGAAGGAAACCACGAACACATCCCCCTCCGGGTCCGCACGATCAAAGTCCGTCTCCATGACAACGAGCACGTCCCCGACCTGCTTCTCGCTGCGCAACTGGAGGCGATCTACGCCCTGATGCCATAGTTTTCCGACGAGGATCGTGTCAAGCAGCGCTGTGCGATCGACCTCGCTCTGCATGGTCGTCAAATGCTGCCAGCCGTAGTCGTATGCCTGCTGCTCTTCCGCTGCCAGCCGCTCGGGCATCGGCTTCACCGCGAGCCCCGTGCAGCCGCCGAGTGCCAGCACCGCAGACACGATCGCAAACCGCCCGTTCATCGCACTCCCTCCGTCAGGTAGACCCCTGCGCTCACGCCCCGCGCTCGTCGGACTTACAACCGAGTGTCACGAATCACCTTGCGAATCAAGCTCCGCGAGCAACTTTCCCACCTCGCTCTGTAACACGGGCAGTTTCGTCTCAATCACGTTCCACACGGTCGCGGGTTGCAGGCTGTCGTAGCCATGCACGAGCACGTGGCGGA
The nucleotide sequence above comes from Phycisphaerae bacterium. Encoded proteins:
- a CDS encoding DUF1080 domain-containing protein, with the translated sequence MIAHRFLSTGLIACVAAMALAQQPAKPPAGSQLTPAEQAAGWKVLFDGKDTTAWRGYKQKSFPTEGWVVADGCLKTVAGATGGDLITADQYGDFELTLEWKVAPKGNSGIIYRVTEANDETWQTGPEYQILDDAGAGEAPESNHSAGSMFDLCPAVAGKVLKPAGEFNQVRIRVQDGVVQHWLNGKKVVECRLVGDEWKKLIAGSKFREYDGFGLQPRGHIALQHHGDEVWFRNIRVRDLAAPLPGEVRLFNGKDLTGWQACLPEGGKMDEVWTVADGVLVCKGQPVGYIRTTADYTNYVLKLEWRFNPVTKQAGNSGVLLRLIGPDKVWPKSVEAQLQSGNAGDFWNIDEFPMKVDPARTEGRNTKKTHGAERPIGDWNEYEITVDHGTITLRVNGEVLNEATDVQETPGKIGLQSEGAEIHFRNVRLAPLP
- a CDS encoding citrate lyase subunit alpha (citrate-ACP transferase, the alpha subunit catalyzes the formation of (3S)-citryl-CoA from acetyl-CoA and citrate); the encoded protein is MSKSSVQLVKNAAGRMVPTIVNGQQQVPFKGVGQYTPTARKAAPPVRSSNDFPRDGNKVVAAMVGSQGSRDQGIEVPRALVPARAASCSTAVEALKVALKNAGLRDGMRISSHHHFRNGDKIGVPLFQAAAELGVKDLIWFPSACFPCHAPLIPLIESGVIHHIEGSMNGPLGDYCSTGKMRGLGVLRSHGGRWQCVQDGEIHIDIAVLAAPTCDPFGNSNGVNGPSACGGLGFGLVDSLYADHTIMVTDNLVPFPCVPWQIQGNNVDQVVVLDVIGDPAKIVSGTTELTKSPDRLMIAEMAAQFVRDVGIMRDGFSFQAGAGGTALGFAIYLRDYMRERKIKARFIRGGSTKYLVEMLEEGLTDYILDGQTFDLHGVRSMRDNPRHVMTSPFTSYNWHGKGHFATFVDAAVLGATEVDVNFNANVVTHSDGRLLHGIGGWQNCLASPCVILPIPSVRDRIPVIVDNVTTLVGPGELIDVIVTERGIAINPRRQDLITAIKESGSKLPIRTIQEIKKEVDDMCGGPPAPPQFGEKIVAAVKWVDGTVIDSVREVEIKGPATSGGGE
- a CDS encoding class I SAM-dependent methyltransferase, which codes for MSYYSDHLSAERLRRCYEIAPLRVQQYFEAEIQHVLARVRPTDAVLELGCGYGRVVARLAGVARSVVGIDTSAASLALGRELLRDRPNCRLLQMDACALGLRDATFDAVVCIQNGLSAFHVEPRAVIRESLRVTRPGGRVLLSTYAERFWPHRLDWFRRQAAEGLLGEIDEAATRDGHIVCKDGFTARTISADEFLALSNGLAFRQRTLIEVDESSLFCEILV
- a CDS encoding RibD family protein: MLPRVILHNAVSVDGRMDWLNIDLAQYYGLVPRWRENATLVGAGTILAAPDPVPPEDASAFEPPPVKPRDKRPLLVVPDSRGRVRSWHALRQAPYWRGMVALCSRATPREYRDYLKRRHIDCIITGRAQVDLRRALEELNARYGVKVVRVDSGGTLNGALLRAGLISEVSILIQPSLVGGTTPRGLFLAPDLTSAAGVVGAKLAQVEKLKGGVVWLRYKVAR
- a CDS encoding DUF433 domain-containing protein; its protein translation is MTREELLARISIDPQVCFGKPCIRGTRIWVSLVLDLLASGTSMRELLDNYPGLTESDIYACIAYGAEMSRERYLNLAG
- a CDS encoding class I SAM-dependent methyltransferase encodes the protein MHRACPVCGGDDSRLLLTRGPWRLVECAACHLAYLPDIPTGERVETEFEWNASFARERWERWQRNPFTRIYTYTLMLLKPSRERRAVRRIRRTVRGGRLLDIACGDGRFAAVALRAGFDPMGTELSPKMAAKARWRLGDERVLIGRLEDLALAPASFDVITAISFLEHDPQPAKLLGQAFNLLRPGGALFIKVPNYDSLLRRWRGAHWSGYRWPEHVQYFTPDTLGRLVRAAGFEVGEVFAPRLGDNLWLTALRPRA
- a CDS encoding DUF5615 family PIN-like protein, which encodes MRIKLDENLGERGRRLLAEAGHDVASTRDEQLAGAPDATLIAHCAAEARCLVTLDLDFANPLRFSPDKYAGIVVFRPPARPSLALLEACVHTLLRGLQSAAPLHKLWIVEVDRIREYLSSEEAGGG